One Chitinophagaceae bacterium C216 genomic window carries:
- the lpxD_1 gene encoding UDP-3-O-(3-hydroxymyristoyl)glucosamine N-acyltransferase encodes MSEDFIKSLFKRNAKCFSGFPDKGAVEHFIDELYTLLFLPNDIDHKCEAQLKEQFESLQARFADLLKDVIQDPVRVKHVTEAYFDALPSIYEMLLKDAEALLQSDPAAKSLEEVMAAYPGFYATAVHRLAHELYEHKVPVIPRLFSEYAHGKTGIDIHPGATIGHSFSIDHGTGVVIGETTIIGNNVKIYQGVTLGALSVKKELATQKRHPTIEDNVVIYSGATILGGNTIIGKDSIIGGNVWLTSSVPSNSVVYHKSEISVKDMLPPDDNVLNFVI; translated from the coding sequence ATGAGTGAAGATTTTATAAAATCCCTGTTTAAGAGAAACGCTAAATGCTTTTCCGGCTTTCCCGATAAAGGTGCGGTAGAGCACTTTATTGATGAGCTATATACACTATTGTTTCTCCCCAATGATATCGATCATAAATGCGAAGCTCAGTTAAAAGAACAGTTTGAATCGTTGCAGGCAAGATTTGCCGACCTGCTGAAGGATGTGATACAAGACCCCGTACGTGTAAAACATGTTACGGAAGCCTATTTCGACGCTTTACCTTCGATTTATGAAATGCTGCTGAAGGATGCTGAAGCACTATTGCAATCGGATCCTGCGGCAAAATCGCTGGAAGAAGTAATGGCGGCCTATCCCGGCTTTTATGCTACTGCCGTACACAGATTGGCTCATGAACTGTACGAACACAAAGTACCCGTTATTCCGCGCCTCTTCAGCGAATACGCACACGGCAAAACCGGTATCGATATTCATCCGGGTGCTACCATCGGTCATTCCTTTAGCATAGACCATGGAACCGGTGTGGTAATCGGAGAAACCACCATTATCGGAAATAACGTTAAAATCTATCAGGGTGTTACACTGGGCGCGCTAAGCGTAAAAAAAGAACTTGCCACCCAGAAGCGACACCCAACCATCGAAGATAATGTAGTGATTTATTCAGGTGCTACGATTTTAGGCGGCAATACTATTATCGGCAAGGACAGCATTATTGGTGGTAACGTATGGCTGACCAGCAGCGTGCCTAGCAACTCAGTTGTATATCATAAAAGTGAAATCAGCGTAAAAGATATGCTTCCTCCCGATGATAACGTGCTGAATTTCGTGATTTAA
- the cysK gene encoding Cysteine synthase: protein MKALNILQTIGNTPHVKISKLFDSAYEVWMKLERANPGGSIKDRIALSMIEDAERKGWLKNDSVIIEPTSGNTGIGLALVAAVKGYKLILVMPESMSVERRKLMSVYGAEFVLTPRERGMTGAIEKARELANTIPQAWIPQQFNNEANTEIHRKATAQEILNDFPEGFDYLITGVGTGGHITGVAEILKKQFPHLKVFAVEPELSPVISGGAPGAHPLQGLGAGFIPAILNTTILDGAITIGKDEAFDYARQLAKREGILAGISTGAALAAIAKKLPEIPPGARILTFNYDTGERYLSTDGLF from the coding sequence TTGAAAGCTCTAAATATATTACAGACCATTGGCAATACCCCTCACGTAAAAATCTCTAAACTTTTCGACAGCGCATATGAGGTCTGGATGAAACTGGAGAGAGCAAATCCTGGAGGTAGTATTAAAGACCGCATCGCTTTGTCCATGATTGAAGATGCCGAGCGAAAAGGTTGGTTGAAGAACGATTCTGTAATTATCGAACCTACCAGTGGTAATACGGGTATTGGCCTAGCATTGGTGGCCGCCGTAAAAGGATACAAACTTATACTGGTAATGCCCGAAAGTATGAGCGTGGAGCGTAGAAAGCTCATGAGTGTATACGGTGCCGAGTTTGTATTGACCCCTCGCGAAAGAGGCATGACAGGAGCCATTGAAAAAGCTAGAGAATTGGCAAACACCATTCCTCAGGCTTGGATTCCCCAGCAGTTCAATAATGAAGCGAATACCGAAATACATCGCAAAGCAACCGCGCAGGAAATATTAAATGATTTTCCCGAAGGTTTTGATTATCTCATCACGGGTGTTGGTACCGGAGGCCATATCACAGGAGTAGCTGAAATATTGAAAAAGCAATTCCCCCATCTTAAAGTATTTGCAGTAGAACCGGAGCTGTCGCCCGTCATCAGCGGAGGGGCGCCTGGGGCGCATCCTCTTCAGGGACTCGGGGCAGGATTTATTCCGGCAATTCTTAATACTACAATATTAGACGGAGCGATCACTATAGGAAAAGATGAAGCCTTTGACTATGCCCGCCAACTAGCGAAGCGGGAAGGCATTCTGGCCGGAATTTCTACTGGAGCGGCATTGGCGGCTATAGCTAAAAAACTTCCCGAAATTCCCCCAGGTGCGCGGATTCTCACTTTTAACTACGATACCGGAGAAAGATATTTAAGTACGGATGGATTATTTTAG